From Spirosoma aerolatum, one genomic window encodes:
- a CDS encoding serine hydrolase domain-containing protein, with amino-acid sequence MTTNAKYKFLLFILWMPLPFSSFAQLNSTQSKTARIDSFLTVLADHHLFNGSILVAEQGKIIYQKSVGYADFNRHLKNTDTTHFNLASLSKPFTAIAVLQLVKKRKLNLDDALTTHFPDFPYPTITIRHLLTHTSGLPSLERQEDDYINHHPDELISSKTVYAHLIEQKKALVNQPGNDWRYNNMNYLLLAMLVEKIARMPFADYMQKSVFIPAGMTSTYVRSGNMPNTTRYTRPTFYFTSIHNVDSLDHNQFYTYYQLGGLAGPSNVVSTIQDLWRFDRALAAGKLISPALMKAAFSPVTLNNGKVYRAGSSTRSYGFGWTVYHSKTEPVNNFVFHDGHIVGLTTFLHRNLTNDQTIICYDNTDNNPIQIMISVSNLLNGLSPLKIESRQSLVRVYGEALVAKGPDHATSRFNELKDDTVHYYINELEMNRLGFDLMKSSLPNHQALTLEAFKLNTILYPKSGNTYDSYAIALEQAGRSEDAVAMYRKSIALWPDNEDGKKAIKRLLEKKE; translated from the coding sequence ATGACAACAAACGCGAAGTACAAATTTCTGCTGTTCATCCTATGGATGCCCCTTCCCTTTTCTTCGTTTGCGCAACTCAATAGCACTCAGTCAAAAACGGCTCGCATCGATTCGTTTTTAACCGTTCTGGCCGACCATCATCTGTTTAATGGAAGCATTCTGGTGGCCGAACAGGGAAAAATCATCTACCAGAAATCGGTAGGCTATGCTGATTTCAACCGCCATCTAAAAAATACCGACACAACTCATTTCAATCTGGCCTCGCTCTCGAAACCCTTTACAGCAATTGCGGTATTACAGCTTGTCAAAAAAAGAAAACTAAACCTGGACGATGCGCTGACAACCCACTTCCCTGATTTCCCTTATCCGACGATTACTATCCGTCATCTATTGACGCACACCTCCGGCTTGCCCAGTCTGGAACGGCAGGAAGACGACTACATTAACCATCATCCTGACGAACTGATTAGCAGCAAAACAGTCTACGCTCACCTAATCGAGCAGAAAAAAGCGCTTGTCAACCAGCCCGGCAACGACTGGCGCTACAATAACATGAACTACTTGTTGCTGGCGATGCTGGTGGAAAAAATCGCCCGTATGCCCTTCGCCGACTATATGCAGAAATCTGTTTTTATCCCTGCTGGTATGACTAGTACCTACGTCCGGTCGGGAAATATGCCCAATACAACACGATATACCCGCCCAACCTTTTACTTTACTTCAATCCACAATGTCGATTCCTTGGATCACAACCAGTTTTATACATATTATCAGTTAGGAGGATTGGCTGGTCCCAGCAATGTAGTGAGCACAATTCAGGATTTATGGCGATTTGATCGGGCATTAGCGGCTGGGAAACTGATTAGTCCAGCATTGATGAAAGCGGCCTTTTCGCCCGTGACACTCAACAATGGGAAGGTATACCGTGCTGGCAGTAGTACCCGCTCGTATGGATTCGGCTGGACAGTATATCACAGCAAAACCGAACCCGTCAACAACTTTGTTTTTCACGACGGGCATATTGTAGGATTAACTACATTTCTGCATCGCAACCTCACCAACGATCAAACCATTATCTGCTACGATAATACTGATAATAATCCCATTCAGATCATGATTTCGGTATCGAATCTGCTGAATGGGCTGTCACCGTTAAAAATAGAATCCCGACAATCGTTGGTGCGGGTATATGGCGAAGCGCTGGTAGCGAAAGGGCCGGACCATGCGACCAGCAGATTCAATGAATTGAAAGATGACACCGTCCATTATTACATTAATGAACTGGAAATGAACCGCCTTGGCTTTGATCTGATGAAATCTTCTTTACCAAACCATCAGGCGCTTACGCTGGAAGCATTCAAACTCAATACGATTCTCTACCCCAAAAGTGGGAATACCTACGACAGCTACGCCATAGCATTGGAACAGGCTGGCCGCAGCGAAGACGCGGTCGCCATGTATCGAAAGTCAATCGCACTCTGGCCCGACAACGAAGACGGAAAAAAAGCGATCAAACGCTTACTAGAGAAAAAAGAGTGA
- a CDS encoding phage tail protein yields MAENNQIKEGPLCLYKVKFVPDLESPFQDIAGIEAMAQPVMYRSGNSPGKTPSPPKAVLTLKKGVFSNDTRFWEWYNSIRMNTAKPDKVEIYMQDQLGNTVMTWLVKNALIIKIQAPDLNAKGNDIAIESLELAHEGIEIKRN; encoded by the coding sequence ATGGCTGAAAACAATCAGATTAAAGAAGGGCCCCTGTGCCTGTATAAAGTCAAGTTTGTACCAGATTTGGAAAGTCCTTTTCAGGATATAGCTGGCATAGAGGCTATGGCACAGCCTGTTATGTACCGATCAGGCAACAGTCCTGGGAAAACACCGAGCCCGCCCAAAGCTGTATTAACGCTAAAAAAAGGCGTATTTAGCAACGATACCCGATTCTGGGAATGGTACAATAGTATCCGGATGAATACCGCCAAACCCGATAAGGTCGAAATTTATATGCAGGATCAGTTGGGGAATACTGTAATGACCTGGCTAGTAAAAAACGCGCTTATCATAAAAATACAGGCTCCTGATTTAAACGCTAAGGGAAACGACATAGCGATTGAATCGCTTGAATTGGCTCATGAGGGCATAGAAATCAAACGCAACTGA
- a CDS encoding lysoplasmalogenase, translating to MTIKPTRPFTLTFIGIALLEMLGDSLDIRVLHYGCKPLIMALLMLYVWQFCQAVGFVSYIRWLLIGMLFALLGDILLMIQEIDLFAAGLGAFLLMQICYSIAFLKSIQAGGQTITSRRLGKSVTPFGLYLIIFLALLRPVFVGKPDLEVLWWPVVIYAICLNTMGLLATQRQDIPGYNQVVIGALLFILSDSAIAVNKFLSSFGGSTWLVMTTYATAQYLIMIGMIQQVASNVPEKP from the coding sequence ATGACCATTAAACCTACCCGCCCGTTCACGCTTACATTTATAGGTATTGCACTACTCGAAATGCTTGGCGATTCGCTGGATATCCGCGTGTTGCATTACGGCTGCAAACCGCTGATTATGGCCCTGTTGATGCTATATGTCTGGCAGTTTTGCCAGGCCGTTGGTTTCGTTTCGTACATACGCTGGCTTCTGATCGGAATGCTGTTTGCACTGCTTGGCGACATTCTGCTGATGATTCAGGAGATCGACTTGTTTGCTGCTGGCTTAGGAGCCTTTCTGCTTATGCAAATCTGTTATAGCATCGCTTTTCTGAAGTCGATACAGGCGGGTGGGCAAACGATTACAAGCCGTCGGCTAGGAAAAAGCGTGACTCCCTTTGGCCTATACCTGATCATTTTTCTGGCTTTACTCCGGCCTGTTTTCGTCGGTAAACCAGATTTAGAAGTACTCTGGTGGCCTGTTGTTATTTATGCTATTTGCCTGAACACAATGGGCCTGCTAGCAACACAGCGACAGGATATACCTGGTTACAATCAGGTGGTCATCGGTGCTTTGCTGTTTATTCTGTCCGACTCGGCCATCGCTGTCAATAAGTTTCTCAGTTCATTTGGCGGATCCACGTGGCTGGTCATGACAACTTACGCAACGGCACAATACCTGATTATGATCGGGATGATTCAGCAGGTAGCCAGTAATGTACCCGAAAAGCCATAA
- the katG gene encoding catalase/peroxidase HPI → MDTMSGDISKCPFHNGTMQTAEKISVAGNGTQNRDWWPNQLQLNILRQHSSLSDPMGEDFNYAEEFKSLDLEAVKQDLHALMTDSQDWWPADFGHYGPLFIRMAWHSAGTYRTGDGRGGAGAGQQRFAPLNSWPDNVSLDKARRLLWPIKQKYGRKISWADLMILTGNVALESMGFKTFGFAGGREDVWEPEQDVYWGAEKTWLGGDIRYAHGSPGVVEDHGVLVSDDDADGDIHSRNLENPLAAVQMGLIYVNPEGPDGNPDPVKAAKDIRDTFGRMAMNDEETVALIAGGHTFGKTHGAAPATHVGPEPEAADIEQQGFGWSNSFGTGKGGDTITSGLEVTWTSTPTKWGNGFFENLFGFDWELTKSPAGAHQWKPKNGAGAGTIPDAHDPSKSHEPRMLTTDLALRFDPAYEKISRRFLENPDQFADAFARAWFKLTHRDMGPRARYLGPEVPEEVLIWQDPIPAVDHALIDEADIAALKANILASGLTVSELVSTAWASASTFRGSDKRGGANGARIRLAPQKDWAVNNPTQLAKVLGILESIQEEFNSTQTTGKKVSLADLIVLAGSAAVEKAAKDAGYDTTVPFTPGRMDASQEETDVESFSVLEPIADGFRNYLKAKFTISTEELLIDKAQLLTLTAPELTVLIGGLRVLNTNYDGSKHGVFTAQLGVLTNDFFVNLLDMSTAWKAVSDHKEVFEGRDRKSGDLKWSATRADLIFGSNSELRALAEVYASSDAKAKFVKDFVAAWTKVMNLDRFELA, encoded by the coding sequence ATGGATACAATGTCAGGTGATATCAGCAAGTGCCCCTTTCACAACGGGACTATGCAAACTGCTGAAAAAATTAGTGTAGCCGGTAACGGAACGCAGAACCGGGATTGGTGGCCTAATCAGTTACAGTTGAATATCCTCCGTCAACACTCGTCGCTGTCGGACCCTATGGGTGAAGATTTCAACTATGCCGAGGAATTCAAAAGCCTGGATCTGGAGGCTGTAAAGCAGGATCTTCATGCCCTGATGACCGATTCGCAGGATTGGTGGCCAGCCGACTTTGGACATTATGGACCTTTGTTTATCCGTATGGCGTGGCATAGTGCAGGTACGTACCGCACAGGCGATGGTCGTGGTGGCGCTGGCGCTGGTCAACAGCGGTTTGCCCCCCTCAATAGCTGGCCCGACAACGTTAGCCTCGACAAAGCCCGCCGACTACTTTGGCCAATCAAACAGAAATATGGCCGTAAGATTTCCTGGGCTGACCTGATGATTCTGACGGGTAACGTAGCGCTTGAATCGATGGGCTTTAAAACGTTCGGTTTTGCCGGTGGCCGCGAAGACGTTTGGGAACCCGAACAGGATGTGTACTGGGGTGCGGAGAAAACCTGGCTGGGTGGTGACATCCGGTATGCTCATGGCTCTCCGGGCGTGGTAGAAGACCACGGCGTTCTCGTATCGGATGACGATGCCGATGGAGACATCCACTCGCGGAACCTGGAAAATCCGCTGGCGGCTGTCCAAATGGGCCTGATCTACGTAAACCCCGAAGGACCAGACGGGAATCCTGACCCTGTTAAAGCCGCTAAAGATATCCGGGATACTTTCGGCCGAATGGCCATGAATGATGAAGAAACCGTTGCGCTCATTGCAGGTGGACATACCTTCGGCAAAACACACGGTGCCGCTCCGGCAACGCATGTAGGTCCAGAACCCGAAGCCGCCGACATTGAGCAACAGGGTTTTGGCTGGAGTAATAGCTTCGGTACCGGTAAAGGTGGCGACACTATCACGAGCGGTCTGGAAGTTACCTGGACCAGCACACCGACCAAATGGGGTAATGGCTTCTTCGAAAACCTGTTTGGTTTCGATTGGGAACTGACCAAAAGCCCAGCCGGTGCTCATCAGTGGAAACCGAAAAACGGGGCTGGTGCTGGTACGATTCCTGATGCCCATGACCCATCGAAAAGCCATGAACCACGGATGCTGACCACTGACCTTGCCCTTCGGTTTGACCCAGCTTACGAAAAAATCTCAAGACGTTTCCTCGAAAATCCAGACCAGTTTGCCGATGCATTTGCGCGTGCCTGGTTCAAACTGACGCACCGCGACATGGGTCCTCGAGCCCGTTACTTAGGACCTGAAGTGCCCGAAGAAGTGTTGATCTGGCAAGATCCGATTCCGGCTGTTGACCATGCCCTGATTGATGAAGCTGACATTGCCGCTCTCAAAGCGAACATTCTGGCTTCGGGATTGACCGTATCCGAACTGGTATCGACAGCCTGGGCTTCGGCGTCTACGTTCCGAGGTTCCGACAAACGGGGTGGTGCCAACGGTGCCCGTATCCGGCTGGCTCCTCAGAAAGACTGGGCCGTTAACAATCCGACTCAGTTAGCGAAAGTGCTGGGCATACTGGAAAGCATTCAGGAAGAATTTAACAGTACGCAAACAACCGGCAAAAAGGTGTCGCTGGCCGATCTGATTGTGCTCGCTGGTAGTGCAGCTGTTGAAAAAGCGGCTAAAGATGCGGGTTACGATACCACAGTTCCCTTTACACCCGGCCGTATGGATGCCTCGCAGGAAGAAACGGATGTTGAATCCTTTTCGGTGCTGGAGCCCATTGCCGACGGTTTCCGCAACTACCTCAAAGCTAAATTCACGATCTCGACGGAAGAGTTGCTGATCGATAAAGCGCAGTTATTAACGCTTACGGCACCTGAGCTGACAGTGCTGATCGGTGGTCTGCGGGTACTGAACACGAACTACGATGGCTCCAAACACGGTGTTTTCACGGCTCAGCTCGGCGTACTAACCAACGATTTCTTTGTCAACCTGCTCGATATGAGCACAGCCTGGAAAGCCGTTTCGGATCATAAAGAAGTGTTTGAAGGCCGCGACCGTAAGTCGGGCGACCTGAAATGGAGCGCCACTCGTGCCGATCTTATTTTTGGTTCGAACTCCGAGCTTCGCGCCCTGGCTGAAGTTTATGCCAGTTCGGATGCAAAGGCAAAATTTGTTAAAGATTTTGTTGCCGCATGGACCAAAGTCATGAATCTTGATCGCTTTGAATTAGCCTAA
- a CDS encoding YtxH domain-containing protein translates to MPVNAKHLATFILGAAAGVALNKYAQTEDGQKLMADLKEKGLQLKSEAEEAIDNAPEYFEKLKAQLADVLKTNFPDAEATINDVLGKKPDAPNTSSPS, encoded by the coding sequence ATGCCAGTTAACGCCAAACATTTAGCCACGTTTATTTTGGGCGCTGCCGCCGGAGTTGCGCTCAATAAATACGCACAAACCGAAGACGGTCAGAAATTGATGGCCGATCTCAAAGAAAAAGGACTGCAACTGAAATCGGAGGCCGAAGAGGCCATTGATAATGCACCGGAATATTTTGAAAAACTAAAAGCCCAATTGGCCGATGTACTCAAGACCAATTTCCCCGATGCGGAAGCGACTATAAACGATGTACTAGGCAAAAAGCCGGACGCGCCTAACACGTCTAGTCCAAGCTAG
- a CDS encoding DUF4386 domain-containing protein encodes MKTALLPSNRFISNLLIFGVILVIVPYTALTILFDYPNVLRYEPGIILTRFHQGGGLLIAVWWLFAISGFLLLQAYVLIGQKLEPQEPGLRWATTLGVMSGIVQIVGLLRWPFVVPVLAAQYVQTTDLATRQATEVVFTAIHQYGGGVLGEHLGQLLTIAYTVLLSLALRRLTMVSGWVSYLGLVASAIYLLAQGDLFATVLPGFPTWELAGLVGSTLWLVWLLVLGIQFRRLDEVAVQKA; translated from the coding sequence ATGAAAACGGCTCTATTACCTTCGAATCGATTTATTAGTAATCTACTCATTTTTGGCGTTATTCTGGTCATTGTGCCGTACACGGCCTTAACCATACTCTTCGATTATCCGAATGTGCTGCGCTACGAACCCGGCATTATATTGACCCGCTTCCATCAGGGCGGTGGGCTGCTGATAGCTGTGTGGTGGCTCTTTGCTATCAGTGGTTTTCTTCTGCTACAGGCGTATGTGCTTATCGGGCAGAAACTGGAGCCACAGGAACCTGGTTTGCGGTGGGCAACAACGCTGGGCGTTATGTCGGGTATTGTCCAAATTGTTGGGTTGCTGCGCTGGCCGTTTGTGGTGCCTGTGTTGGCTGCTCAGTATGTTCAAACGACCGACCTGGCAACCCGACAGGCGACCGAAGTTGTTTTTACGGCTATTCATCAATATGGTGGTGGTGTGCTGGGAGAGCATCTGGGTCAACTGCTGACCATTGCCTATACCGTTTTGCTATCGCTGGCTTTACGTCGACTGACTATGGTTTCAGGCTGGGTAAGTTATCTGGGTCTAGTGGCTTCGGCTATTTATCTATTGGCACAGGGCGATCTGTTCGCGACTGTACTGCCGGGCTTCCCAACCTGGGAATTGGCTGGATTAGTGGGGAGTACACTTTGGCTAGTATGGCTGCTGGTTTTAGGTATTCAGTTTCGTCGCTTGGATGAGGTTGCCGTTCAGAAAGCCTAA
- a CDS encoding bifunctional transcriptional activator/DNA repair enzyme AdaA, whose amino-acid sequence MTTDSTYTYQQIAHAIEHLTATFREQPSLSELANEVNMSEFHFQRLFTEWAGVSPKKFSQYLTLEHAKTQLRKGVPLSEAAYEAGLSGTGRLHDLFVTIEGVTPGQFKQAGSGLQLVYGVFNSPFGAYVLGAVHDKIALLHFLAEQDDPITILKTAWPEASLVHDTNAVQEFADQIFPVNGEPKRATNTPLPVLMRGSAFQLKVWEALLKIPEGRLASYDQIANAIGQPTASRAVGTAIGANPIGYLIPCHRVIKKTGLFGGYRWGADRKQAMLGWEAARVDN is encoded by the coding sequence ATGACAACCGACAGCACGTACACCTATCAGCAAATCGCCCATGCCATCGAGCATCTGACCGCCACGTTTCGCGAACAGCCCTCGCTGAGTGAACTGGCAAACGAGGTTAATATGAGTGAGTTTCATTTTCAACGTCTGTTTACCGAATGGGCGGGTGTAAGTCCGAAAAAGTTCAGCCAGTACCTAACGCTCGAACACGCCAAAACCCAACTCCGAAAGGGCGTTCCCTTATCCGAAGCGGCTTATGAGGCTGGGCTCTCAGGAACAGGGCGTTTACACGATCTCTTTGTTACCATCGAAGGCGTTACGCCGGGTCAGTTTAAGCAGGCAGGCTCCGGGTTGCAACTTGTGTATGGCGTATTCAATAGCCCTTTTGGCGCGTATGTGCTAGGGGCTGTGCATGACAAAATCGCGCTATTGCATTTTTTGGCCGAACAAGATGACCCAATTACTATTCTAAAAACTGCATGGCCTGAAGCATCACTAGTCCACGATACGAATGCTGTTCAGGAGTTTGCCGATCAGATTTTCCCTGTCAATGGCGAACCCAAGCGGGCCACCAATACACCCTTACCTGTGTTGATGCGTGGGTCCGCGTTTCAGCTAAAAGTATGGGAAGCCCTGCTGAAAATTCCCGAAGGCCGATTGGCCAGTTACGATCAGATTGCCAATGCGATTGGACAGCCAACAGCATCGCGAGCGGTTGGAACGGCTATCGGCGCTAATCCGATCGGTTACCTGATTCCGTGCCATCGGGTCATTAAGAAAACCGGACTTTTCGGTGGCTATCGATGGGGGGCCGACCGCAAGCAGGCCATGCTGGGCTGGGAGGCCGCACGCGTTGACAACTAG
- a CDS encoding 2OG-Fe(II) oxygenase gives MTLATLSETGFAVLPPRLSPEECDHVATLFDASDLYRKTVVMQRHGYGSGEYKYFRYPLPAVVDRLRHELFAQLAPVANDWNAKLGIDLRYPTNLDEWLVMCHEVGQTKPTPLILKYSAGDWNALHQDMYGELYFPFQAVLFLSQPNRDYTGGEFVLIEQRPRMQSKPIVLQPEQGQVVVFTTKYRPAKGTRGYYRLTMRHGVSEVRTGTRINVGLIFHDAA, from the coding sequence ATGACTTTAGCCACGCTCTCTGAAACAGGTTTTGCCGTATTGCCTCCACGGCTATCACCGGAGGAATGCGACCATGTTGCAACGCTCTTTGATGCCTCAGATCTATACAGGAAAACGGTAGTGATGCAACGACATGGGTATGGTAGCGGTGAATACAAGTATTTTCGTTATCCCCTGCCTGCTGTTGTTGATCGGCTTCGACATGAATTATTTGCTCAACTGGCTCCTGTCGCCAACGATTGGAATGCTAAACTGGGCATTGACCTGCGTTACCCTACTAACCTTGACGAATGGCTGGTAATGTGCCATGAAGTCGGGCAAACCAAACCAACACCCCTCATCCTGAAATACAGTGCTGGCGACTGGAACGCACTCCATCAGGATATGTATGGTGAATTGTATTTTCCGTTTCAGGCAGTTCTTTTCCTAAGTCAACCCAATCGGGACTATACGGGTGGCGAATTTGTTCTCATCGAACAGCGACCACGTATGCAATCGAAACCCATCGTTTTACAGCCCGAACAAGGCCAGGTTGTTGTATTCACGACAAAATACCGACCGGCTAAAGGCACACGTGGTTACTACCGACTGACGATGCGACACGGTGTCAGTGAAGTTCGGACAGGTACGCGCATCAACGTTGGGCTTATTTTTCACGATGCAGCATGA
- a CDS encoding Ada metal-binding domain-containing protein: MIRHVDLGPTPFARLRRLVSELKTGAIALGGHRPGKLYGRLDCRAGKRMKPENRVFFRNATEAIVIGYRPCAVCMPEAYKTWKANTSNAKLPLNAAS; this comes from the coding sequence ATGATCCGTCATGTTGATCTCGGTCCAACACCATTTGCCCGACTGCGAAGGTTAGTTAGCGAACTAAAAACAGGAGCTATTGCGCTCGGTGGCCATCGTCCTGGCAAGTTATACGGTCGGCTGGATTGTCGGGCTGGTAAGCGAATGAAACCTGAAAACCGGGTGTTTTTTCGCAATGCAACAGAAGCCATTGTAATTGGGTATCGCCCATGTGCTGTGTGTATGCCCGAAGCCTACAAAACATGGAAAGCAAATACTTCCAACGCAAAACTCCCCCTGAATGCTGCTTCGTAA
- a CDS encoding GLPGLI family protein, translated as MKKLVLVLCLMVSSMAMAQKTEGVVTYVRKDYWSKMISRLTFLSQEQKDRQTQLRKNWEENNKGTKMKMAFNANESLYTYFSTEPEEGGYSWRQYELDLYRNFEKDKKTDIIEMLGKTYVVEDSIHAPVWKIGNQIKEVAGFICMKAETEDPIKNQKITAWFAQDIPVSAGPERMCGLPGLILELNIDDGTVIIEATNVTFRPLTADDLKLPKVKGKKIDDAAYDKVIRQYIAQQTVAHENPYWEIRY; from the coding sequence ATGAAGAAACTAGTCCTGGTACTATGCCTGATGGTCAGCTCGATGGCTATGGCCCAGAAAACGGAAGGTGTAGTGACCTACGTTCGTAAAGATTACTGGAGTAAAATGATCAGTAGACTGACGTTTCTGAGTCAGGAACAAAAGGACCGTCAGACTCAGCTGCGCAAGAACTGGGAAGAGAACAACAAAGGCACGAAAATGAAAATGGCCTTTAACGCCAACGAAAGTCTGTACACCTATTTCAGTACGGAACCGGAAGAGGGAGGGTACTCTTGGCGACAGTACGAACTGGATCTGTACCGCAACTTTGAAAAAGATAAAAAGACGGACATCATCGAAATGCTGGGTAAAACCTACGTTGTTGAAGATTCGATCCATGCACCCGTCTGGAAAATTGGGAATCAGATCAAAGAGGTAGCGGGCTTCATTTGCATGAAAGCGGAGACGGAAGATCCTATCAAAAACCAGAAAATTACGGCCTGGTTTGCGCAGGATATTCCGGTGTCGGCTGGTCCCGAACGGATGTGTGGGTTGCCCGGTCTGATTCTGGAACTGAATATCGATGATGGCACGGTGATCATTGAAGCAACCAACGTTACGTTCCGCCCGCTTACGGCTGATGACCTCAAGCTACCTAAAGTGAAAGGGAAGAAAATAGACGATGCTGCCTACGATAAGGTGATTCGCCAGTATATCGCCCAGCAAACAGTAGCTCATGAAAATCCGTACTGGGAAATACGTTATTGA